From one Myxococcales bacterium genomic stretch:
- a CDS encoding MotA/TolQ/ExbB proton channel family protein — MWEVEAFAVVRGFIEQGGDVLLVIAFVTAVMWTLILERMWYFRTGFRHDFAQAQALWDARTDHSSWNSRQIRRVIVSDVRVELFWGMGMIGTLVALCPMLGLLGTVTGMIEVFDVMAAGGGNTRGMAAGVSKATLPTMAGMVAAISGMLFHVQLERFAESAANRVSDNLEMFPEQSS; from the coding sequence ATGTGGGAGGTTGAAGCCTTCGCGGTAGTTCGGGGTTTCATCGAACAGGGCGGCGACGTCTTGTTGGTGATCGCCTTTGTCACCGCGGTGATGTGGACGCTGATCCTCGAGCGCATGTGGTATTTCCGCACGGGTTTTCGACACGACTTCGCGCAAGCCCAGGCGCTCTGGGATGCACGCACCGATCATAGTTCCTGGAACTCGAGGCAGATCCGCAGGGTGATCGTCTCCGATGTCAGGGTGGAGCTGTTTTGGGGCATGGGCATGATTGGGACCCTTGTTGCCCTGTGTCCGATGCTCGGACTGCTGGGAACAGTGACCGGAATGATCGAGGTCTTCGATGTGATGGCCGCCGGCGGCGGCAATACCCGGGGCATGGCGGCCGGCGTCTCCAAAGCGACGCTGCCGACGATGGCCGGCATGGTGGCCGCAATCTCAGGCATGCTTTTTCACGTGCAGCTCGAGCGCTTCGCCGAATCTGCAGCGAATCGCGTATCCGACAATCTCGAGATGTTCCCGGAGCAAAGCTCATGA